The following are encoded in a window of Fusarium verticillioides 7600 chromosome 6, whole genome shotgun sequence genomic DNA:
- a CDS encoding ubiquitin-conjugating enzyme E2 J2 produces MASKGATKRLTREYKTISENPPPYIVAHPSESNILEWHYIITGPEDTPYHGGQYWGTLMFPPNYPFAPPAIRMHTPSGRFQPSSRLCLSISDFHPKSFNPAWEVSTILIGLLSFMTSEEMTTGSVSSTAAERRSLAARSRWWNSTGNGTHSKTGPVQRGNIKAGDGGAKFRTEWPEVDAENWEWMTKNKVDPVSGTRLDADNSGSCRPQLGISGTSGHQTQAVVDVVNQQRDASTGWIYRNKLLVAGAAFFLYVLVARLVSGEE; encoded by the exons ATGGCTAGCAAAGGCGCCACCAAGCGT TTGACACGCGAATACAAAACCATCTCAGAGAACCCTCCTCCTTACATTGTCGCTCATCCATCCGAGTCTAACATTCTGGA ATGGCACTACATCATTACCGGACCTGAGGACACACCTTATCATGGCGGCCAGTATTGGGGAACTCTAATGTTCCCCCCAAACTATCCTTTTGCTCCTCCCGCCATTCGCATGCACACCCCGTCCGGTCGATTCCAGCCTTCGTCGCGACTATGTCTGTCTATCTCCGATTTCCACCCGAAGTCATTCAATCCCGCATGGGAAGTCTCAACTATCCTAATCGGCCTTCTGTCATTCATGACAAGTGAAGAGATGACAACCGGTTCCGTTTCCAGCACCGCCGCGGAACGACGCTCCCTCGCTGCTCGATCACGCTGGTGGAACTCGACTGGTAATGGAACACATAGCAAGACGGGTCCTGTCCAGAGGGGcaacatcaaggctggtgatggtggcGCCAAGTTCCGAACAGAGTGGCCAGAGGTGGATGCTGAGAATTGGGAGTGGAtgaccaagaacaaggttgaCCCTGTCAGTGGTACACGATTAGACGCTGATAACAGCGGATCCTGTCGACCTCAGCTTGGTATTTCAGGGACTAGCGGTCATCAAACACAAGCGGTTGTTGATGTGGTCAACCAACAAAGAGATGCCAGCACAGGATGGATCTATCGCAACAAACTTCTTGTCGCTGGTGCGGCTTTCTTCCTCTACGTTCTTGTCGCTCGACTTGTTAGTGGAGAGGAATGA
- a CDS encoding fumarate hydratase, mitochondrial: MLRTVTGRAAASGLMKSALPRVSQAAASTCSLAPQLRLQNKTRVAGLQLSRAIHSTSVRMSQTRTESDAFGEIQVPADRYWGAQTERSLENFRINQPQDRMPPPIVKAFGILKGAAATVNMRYGLDPKIGAAIQQAAKEVADGKLIDHFPLVVWQTGSGTQSNMNANEVISNRAIEILGGTMGSKKPVHPNDHVNRSASSNDTFPTVMHIAAVLDLEGELLPALHSLRDALQKKVDEFEAKKIIKIGRTHLQDATPLTLAQEFSGYVAQLDFGIKRVESSLPDLRLLAQGGTAVGTGINTFQGFAEAIAEEVTKMTGTEFKTAPNKFEALAAHDAIVQAHGSLNTLAASLTKIAQDIRYLGSGPRCGLGELNLPENEPGSSIMPGKVNPTQCEALTMVCAQVMGNHVATTIGGMNGQFELNVYKPLVIRNLLHSSRLLTDGMRSFEKNLVAGLAANEEKIASIMKESLMLVTCLNPKIGYDMASKVAKNAHKKGLTLKQSALELQALTEEEFDTLVKPELMVGPSPYKG, translated from the exons ATGCTTCGAACCGTCACGGGACGCGCTGCCGCCTCGGGTCTTATGAAGTCAGCTCTGCCTCGGGTCTCCCAAGCAGCTGCGTCCACATGCTCGCTTGCCCCGCAACTGCGACTTCAGAACAAGACTCGGGTTGCTGGTCTTCAACTCTCCAGAGCTATTCACAGCACTTCAGTCAGAATGTCTCAGACACGAACAGAGAGCGATGCCTTTGGCGAGATCCAGGTCCCCGCCGACCGATACTGGGGAGCCCAGACGGAACGATCTCTCGAGAACTTCCGCATCAACCAGCCCCAGGATCGCATGCCTCCACCCATTGTCAAGGCATTTGGTATCCTGAAGGGTGCTGCCGCCACTGTCAACATGCGATATGGCCTTG ACCCCAAGATTGGTGCTGCTATTCAACAGGCCGCCAAGGAGGTCGCTGATGGCAAACTCATCGACCACTTCCCTCTTGTCGTTTGGCAGACGGGCTCCGGCACTCAGTCCAACATGAACGCAAACGAGGTCATTTCCAACCGAGCCATCGAGATCCTCGGCGGAACTATGGGTAGCAAGAAGCCCGTCCACCCCAACGACCACGTTAACCGTAGTGCCTCTTCCAACGACACCTTCCCTACTGTTATGCATATTGCTGCTgtcctcgatcttgagggcGAGCTCTTGCCTGCCCTCCACAGCCTCCGTGATGCCCTgcagaagaaggtcgatgagtttgaggccaagaagattaTCAAGATCGGACGTACCCATCTCCAGGACGCTACACCTTTGACTCTCGCCCAAGAGTTCTCTGGTTACGTCGCTCAACTCGACTTTGGCATCAAGCGTGTAGAGAGCTCTCTCCCTGACTTGCGTCTGCTCGCCCAGGGCGGCACCGCCGTTGGCACCGGCATCAACACTTTCCAGGGCTTCGCTGAGGCTattgctgaggaggtcaCCAAAATGACTGGCACTGAGTTCAAGACTGCCCCTAACAAgtttgaggctctggctgCCCATGACGCTATTGTCCAGGCCCACGGCTCTCTCAACACCCTTGCTGCCTCTCTCACCAAGATCGCTCAGGATATTCGATACCTCGGCAGTGGCCCTCGCTGTGGCCTTGGTGAGCTTAACCTCCCCGAAAACGAGCctggcagcagcatcatgCCTGGAAAGGTTAACCCCACGCAATGTGAGGCTTTGACCATGGTCTGTGCCCAGGTTATGGGCAATCACGTTGCGACCACTATTGGTGGCATGAATGGCCAGTTCGAGCTTAACGTTTACAAACCTCTGGTCATCCGCAACCTCCTGCACAGCTCCCGCCTTCTGACTGATGGCATGCGCTCTTTCGAGAAGAACCTAgttgctggtcttgctgctaacgaggagaagattgcCAGCATCATGAAGGAGTC GCTCATGCTCGTCACTTGCCTGAACCCCAAAATCGGTTACGACATGGCCAGCAAGGTCGCCAAGAATGCTCACAAGAAGGGTCTGACCCTCAAGCAGAGTGCTCTCGAGCTCCAGGCTttgactgaggaggagtttgataCTCTTGTCAAGCCTGAGCTTATGGTTGGCCCCAGCCCCTACAAGGGGTGA
- a CDS encoding ATP-binding cassette, subfamily G (WHITE), member 2, PDR, with product MSALYGINANNDATAARQGAIGAGSTGNNVPAADKQTDDEAINEKPSSSPADTLGKDEEDEDSEMERRTSIVQALARSYSHASATHPDGQNPFQAGEDSPLNPNSPNFNAREWARSVVELVHQDGANFRSAGVCYQNLNVYGYGGASDYQGDVANVWLSLGDLVGRVTGRKRQRIDILRNFDGVVHKGEMLVVLGPPGAGCSTTLKTIAGELNGIYVDEGSYFNYQGMTAKEMHSHHRGEAIYTAEIDVHFPMLSVGDTLTFAARARQPRQLPQGLNRNDFADHLRDVVMAMFGISHTVNTRVGNEYIRGVSGGERKRVTISEAALSGAPLQCWDNSTRGLDSANAIEFCKTLRLQTELFNNTAIVSIYQSPQSAYDLFDKATVIYEGRQIFFGRADAAKQYFINLGFECPPRQTTPDFLTSMTAPNERIVRDGFKGKVPRTPDEFATAWRNSAEYKALQAEIEDYKVAHPINGPDAEAFRASKQAQQAKRQRAKSPYTLSYSQQIQLCLWRGWLRLKGDPGITVGSLIGNFVMALIIGSVFFNLDETSSSFFQRGALLFFAVLMNAFASALEILALYAQRPIVEKHSRYALYHPSAEAISSMLCDMPYKIANTIVFNITLYFMTNLKREPGAFFFFILMSFVVVLVMSMIFRTIASATRSLFQALVPAAILILDLVIFTGFVIPKRYMLGWCKWLYWIDPIAYAFEAVVVNEFHNRDYTCNEFVPSPSVPGYGDVATENRVCSAVGAEPGKAAVNGDRYAELQFGYKWENRWRNFGIVIAWIILFTFTYMVAAELVSEKKSKGEVLVYRRGHKPAAVANAEKKHSDPEAAMAHIGPVVTAERTRSRTHKDGGMLQEQTSVFQWHDVCYEVKIKDETRKILDNVDGWVKPGTLTALMGVSGAGKTTLLDCLADRTSMGVITGEMLVDGNPRDMSFQRKTGYVQQQDLHLQTSTVREALNFSALLRQPAHVPKQEKLDYVEQVIKLLDMEEYADAVVGVPGEGLNVEQRKRLTIGVELAAKPPLLLFVDEPTSGLDSQTSWAILDLLEKLTNAGQAILCTIHQPSAMLFQRFDRLLFLAKGGKTVYFGDIGENSKTMTSYFERYGGHACPPEANPAEWMLEVIGAAPGSHTELDWFQTWRDSPEYQEVQAELERIKREKQGVEDTDVDDGSYREFAAPFMVQLKEVLFRVFQQYWRTPVYIYSKAALCSLVALFIGFVFFRAPNSIQGLQNQMFAIFNLLTIFGQLVQQSMPQFVIQRSLYEVRERPSKVYSWKIFMLAQIIVELPWNSLMAVIMFFGWYYPVGLYNNASDAGQTTERGALMFLLLLAFLIFTATFSTMIIAGFETAEGGANVANLLFMLCLIFCGVLAPKGTLPGFWKFMYYVSPFTYLVGGMLATGVANTEVTCASNELVPITPPNGSTCTEYMGDYIKAVGGYFVDPDATSNCEFCTVQYTNTYLAGVNIDYADRWRNFGLLWAYIIFNMGAALFIYWLARMPKKSFKKKTVKKE from the exons ATGTCGGCGCTCTACGGGATCAACGCTAATAACGACGCCACTGCTGCAAGGCAGGGTGCCATAGGCGCAGGCTCAACTGGTAACAATGTTCCTGCTGCTGACAAGCAAACCGATGACGAAGCGATCAACGAGAagccctcatcatcacctgccGACACACTAGgcaaagatgaggaagacgaagactCAGAGATGGAGCGAAGAACCTCTATTGTTCAGGCCCTCGCTCGCTCTTATTCGCACGCCTCTGCCACTCACCCTGACGGACAGAATCCTTTCCAGGCTGGCGAGGATTCACCTCTGAATCCCAACTCTCCCAACTTTAACGCTCGCGAATGGGCAAGGTCTGTCGTGGAACTAGTTCACCAGGACGGCGCCAATTTCCGATCTGCTGGTGTTTGCTACCAGAACCTCAATGTCTACGGTTATGGTGGTGCTAGCGATTACCAGGGCGATGTCGCAAATGTGTGGCTCTCTCTGGGCGACCTTGTCGGAAGGGTCACTGGCCGCAAGCGACAGCGCATTGATATTCTGCGCAactttgatggtgttgtgcaCAAGGGCGAAATGCTTGTAGTTCTTGGACCTCCCGGTGCTGGTTGCTCCACCACGCTCAAGACCATTGCTGGTGAACTCAACGGTATCTACGTCGATGAGGGGTCTTACTTCAACTACCAAG GTATGACCGCCAAGGAGATGCACTCCCACCACCGCGGTGAGGCTATCTACACCGCCGAGATTGATGTTCATTTCCCTATGCTGTCTGTTGGCGATACCCTCACATTCGCTGCCCGAgctcgacagcctcgacagctTCCTCAGGGCCTGAACAGAAACGACTTTGCCGATCACCTCCGAGATGTTGTCATGGCTATGTTTGGTATTTCTCACACCGTGAATACCCGCGTCGGTAACGAGTACATCCGTGGTGTCTCTGGTGGTGAGCGCAAGCGTGTTACCATTTCTGAGGCTGCCTTGTCTGGTGCTCCTCTGCAGTGCTGGGATAACTCAACTCGAGGTCTCGACTCCGCCAACGCCATCGAATTCTGCAAGACCCTCCGTCTTCAAACTGAGCTTTTCAACAACACCGCTATTGTGTCCATCTACCAATCGCCTCAAAGCGCTTATGACCTGTTTGACAAGGCCACTGTCATATACGAGGGCCGACAAATCTTCTTTGGCCGCGCTGATGCTGCTAAGCAGTACTTTATCAACCTGGGTTTTGAGTGCCCTCCACGCCAGACCACCCCTGATTTCCTCACTTCCATGACTGCTCCTAACGAGCGAATCGTTCGTGACGGtttcaagggcaaggttcCCCGAACCCCTGATGAGTTTGCTACCGCTTGGAGAAATAGCGCCGAGTACAAGGCTCTGCAGGCCGAGATTGAGGACTACAAGGTCGCTCACCCCATCAACGGCCCAGACGCTGAGGCTTTCCGTGCTTCCAAGCAAGCGCAGCAGGCTAAGCGACAGCGTGCCAAGTCTCCCTACACTCTCTCCTACTCCCAGCAGATCCAGCTTTGTTTGTGGCGCGGATGGCTGCGACTCAAGGGTGACCCTGGCATCACTGTTGGCTCTCTTATTGGTAACTTCGTCATGGCTCTTATTATCGgttccgtcttcttcaacctggATGAAACTTCAAGCAGTTTCTTCCAGCGTGGTGCTCTCCTGTTCTTTGCTGTTTTGATGAACGCTTTCGCAAGTGCTCTCGAG ATTCTGGCCTTGTACGCGCAACGTCCAATCGTCGAAAAACATAGTCGTTATGCATTATATCATCCGTCTGCAGAAGCTATATCTTCGATGCTGTGCGACATGCCGTATAAAATCGCCAACACGATCGTTTTCAATATTACGCTTTATTTCATGACGAACCTAAAACGCGAGCCAggagccttcttcttcttcatccttaTGTCTTTCGTTGTGGTTTTGGTCATGTCCATGATCTTCCGTACCATTGCGTCCGCTACTCGCAGTTTGTTCCAGGCTCTTGTCCCCGCCGCTATTCTTATTTTGgatcttgtcatcttcactGGTTTCGTCATTCCAAAGCGTTATATGCTTGGATGGTGCAAATGGCTATACTGGATCGACCCTATCGCCTACGCTTTCGAGGCTGTCGTCGTCAACGAATTCCACAACCGCGACTACACTTGCAACGAGTTCGTTCCTAGCCCTTCGGTACCTGGATACGGAGACGTTGCAACGGAGAACCGTGTGTGCAGTGCTGTTGGAGCTGAACCTGGAAAAGCTGCTGTCAACGGTGACCGATACGCCGAGCTGCAGTTTGGATACAAATGGGAAAACCGATGGCGCAACTTTGGTATCGTCATCGCATGGATCATTCTCTTCACTTTCACGTACATGGTTGCCGCCGAACTCGTTTCtgagaagaagtccaagggtGAAGTCCTGGTCTACCGACGCGGTCACAAGCCTGCTGCCGTTGCCAatgccgagaagaagcatagCGACCCTGAGGCTGCTATGGCTCACATTGGTCCCGTTGTCACTGCTGAACGCACTCGAAGCCGAACCCACAAGGATGGCGGTATGCTCCAGGAGCAGACCTCGGTTTTCCAGTGGCATGATGTCTGCTATGAGGTTAAGATCAAGGACGAAACACGTAAGATTCTGGATAATGTCGATGGTTGGGTCAAGCCTGGTACCCTGACAGCCCTTATGGGTGTTTCTGGTGCTGGTAAAACCACTCTGCTTGATTGTTTGGCCGACCGTACTTCTATGGGTGTTATCACAGGCGAGATGTTGGTCGATGGTAACCCTCGAGACATGTCCTTCCAGCGCAAGACCGGTTATGTTCAGCAACAggaccttcatcttcagacCTCGACCGTCCGAGAGGCCCTCAACTTCAGTGCCCTCCTACGCCAGCCCGCCCACGTCCCTaagcaggagaagctcgactACGTGGAACAGGTtatcaagctccttgatatGGAAGAATATGCTGATGCCGTGGTTGGTGTTCCTGGTGAAGGTCTCAACGTCGAGCAACGTAAGCGTCTTACTATCGGTGTCGAACTTGCTGCCAAGCCCCCTCTGCTGCTCTTCGTTGATGAGCCTACATCTGGTCTCGATTCTCAAACCTCTTGGGCTATtttggatcttcttgagaagttgacaAACGCTGGCCAAGCCATTCTCTGCACTATTCATCAGCCCTCTGCCATGTTGTTCCAACGCTTCGACAGACTCCTTTTCCTGGCCAAGGGTGGCAAGACTGTCTACTTTGGTGATATCGGCGAAAACTCCAAGACCATGACCAGCTACTTTGAGCGTTACGGTGGACACGCCTGCCCCCCTGAGGCTAACCCTGCTGAATGGATGTTGGAAGTTATTGGTGCTGCTCCCGGATCTCACACCGAACTCGACTGGTTCCAGACTTGGCGCGACAGCCCCGAATATCAGGAAGTCCAGGCCGAACTCGAGCGTATCAAGCGTGAGAAGCAGGGTGTTGAGGATACCGATGTCGATGACGGTAGCTACCGCGAGTTCGCTGCTCCCTTCATGGTCCAACTCAAGGAGGTCCTCTTCCGTGTTTTCCAACAGTACTGGCGTACTCCCGTCTACATCTACTCCAAGGCTGCTCTATGCTCTCTCGtcgctctcttcatcggtTTCGTCTTCTTCCGAGCCCCCAACAGTATCCAGGGTCTTCAGAACCAGATgttcgccatcttcaacttgcttACTATCTTCGGTCAACTCGTACAACAGTCTATGCCTCAGTTCGTCATTCAGCGGTCCCTCTACGAAGTTCGTGAGCGTCCTTCTAAGGTCTACTCATGGAAGATCTTCATGTTGGCGCAGATTATCGTCGAACTGCCTTGGAATAGTTTGATGGCTGTTATCATGTTCTTTGGCTGGTACTACCCTGTCGGTCTTTACAACAACGCTTCTGATGCCGGTCAAACTACCGAACGTGGTGCCCTTATGTTCTTGTTGCTATTGgctttcctcatcttcaccgcTACCTTCTCCACTATGATCATCGCTGGATTCGAAACAGCTGAGGGTGGTGCCAACGTTGCTAACCTGCTGTTCATGCTCTGCCTGATTTTCTGTGGTGTCCTCGCTCCCAAGGGAACTCTACCCGGCTTCTGGAAGTTCATGTACTACGTGTCCCCGTTCACATATCTAGTCGGAGGCATGTTAGCAACGGGTGTCGCTAACACGGAAGTCACCTGCGCTAGCAACGAACTCGTACCCATCACACCACCCAATGGTTCAACCTGTACTGAGTACATGGGTGACTATATCAAGGCTGTCGGCGGTTACTTCGTTGACCCCGATGCCACCTCCAACTGCGAGTTCTGCACTGTCCAGTACACCAACACATACCTCGCTGGTGTCAACATTGACTACGCCGACCGATGGCGCAACTTTGGTCTTCTGTGGGCgtacatcatcttcaacatgggtGCTGCGCTATTCATCTACTGGCTTGCGCGTATGCCCaagaagagcttcaagaagaagaccgtCAAGAAGGAGTGA